The Parasteatoda tepidariorum isolate YZ-2023 chromosome X2, CAS_Ptep_4.0, whole genome shotgun sequence genome includes a region encoding these proteins:
- the LOC139427177 gene encoding uncharacterized protein: MSGLRELNEAERGMIIGAHRFGHSIRAFSDKFQIPRSTVGDVVLKWERERVIKPQSRPGNPKIMSDRDRRSLRRVVKANRQMSLGTVATNFRAASGSVASARTIRRELIAQGFHGRAAAHKPNISPSNARHRFQWCRARCQWTEEQ, from the coding sequence ATGAGTGGCTTGCGAGAGCTGAATGAGGCGGAAAGGGGCATGATCATAGGCGCTCACCGATTTGGTCATTCCATACGTGCCTTCTCCGACAAATTTCAGATACCACGGTCAACAGTTGGTGACGTCGTGTTGAAATGGGAACGAGAGCGAGTGATAAAACCGCAGTCCCGACCCGGCAACCCCAAAATAATGTCCGACAGGGATCGACGATCTCTTCGACGTGTAGTGAAGGCAAACCGACAAATGTCGTTGGGCACTGTCGCTACCAACTTCCGGGCTGCATCTGGCAGTGTTGCCAGTGCACGTACCATTCGTCGGGAGCTGATTGCACAAGGATTCCATGGACGAGCAGCAGCACATAAGCCAAACATCTCTCCATCAAACGCCCGCCACCGATTTCAGTGGTGCAGAGCACGTTGCCAGTGGACAGAAGAGCAATAG
- the LOC139427178 gene encoding protein zntA-like, whose amino-acid sequence MASPIDLSQSGPVQDQQNTISPLISENPMDAVVIIEDSNANLNVAVKEGCTPSKNILNISYPNTGITYKKKKRKNRLKNTVQSTDEDCTDLESDAPTDNLIDKEDLDLNLINDITIPFENMLIETLELLRNSANFKNQGHKVAQTLNKINDHHNQFKNKYLELKSKISNENTLFSVLSETTTEKIDTFAQDNKNQFPSIPFFDQNDSRDNNMDINFPDTLNQNCRGNNISFSKTKRFKTTPPSPTRINHTINDPNPEDDFTLQKKISKIPPIVIKDNNFNWKDFNKQLQDKDIKDYNAKNNGDYFTIKTKKTEDRCRIITILKEANIAHHTYSLPEERTFRVVVKKVPKEYSAEDVQYELAKVNSSVINVTQMYRRNHGNKIPMPTFVATLNKEIPSCKDIYNIKYLFNMCINIEEYRKSDRPSQCHRCQDFFHGQRLCNHPHRCVKCAGNHATNECTKTNDEPPKCCNCGGDHPANYSKCPKYESIVEKMYNRTNNRRSFSNRENRNNFNNNTTSSRFSYANVVQNNSAQQPINLNPALLLQQAVEASNNLAKCLSIFQQELLNSSQAIPNQGTSSSDHV is encoded by the coding sequence ATGGCCTCACCTATTGATTTATCACAAAGTGGTCCTGTACAGGACCAGCAAAATACGATTTCACCTCTTATCTCCGAGAATCCTATGGACGCGGTAGTTATTATTGAGGATTCAAATGCCAATCTAAACGTCGCTGTTAAAGAGGGATGTACcccttccaaaaatattttgaatataagctATCCTAACACCGGCATAacgtataaaaagaaaaagcggaaaaatcgcCTCAAAAATACAGTTCAATCAACGGATGAAGATTGTACGGACTTAGAATCCGACGCCCCTACTGACAACTTAATCGATAAGGAAGATTTAGATTTGAACCTTATTAATGATATCACTATaccttttgaaaatatgttaatcgAAACCCTTGAGCTATTGAGAAATTccgctaattttaaaaatcaaggtCATAAGGTCGCACAGACcctgaataaaattaatgaccACCATAAccagttcaaaaataaatatctcgaACTCAAAAGCAAAATATCCAACGAAAATACCCTATTTAGTGTCCTCTCAGAAACCACCACGGAAAAAATTGATACTTTCGCccaagataataaaaatcaatttccttCTATCccattttttgatcaaaatgaCTCACGTGATAACAATATGGACATAAACTTTCCTGATACTTTAAACCAGAATTGCAgaggaaataatatttctttttcaaaaacaaaaaggtTTAAGACAACACCACCATCCCCAACTAGGATAAATCATACTATTAATGaccccaatccagaagacgacttcactcttcaaaagaaaatatccaaaattCCCCCCATCGTAATCAAGGACAACAATTTCAACTGGaaggattttaataaacaactcCAAGATAAGGATATAAAAGACTATAACGCAAAAAATAATGGTGATTACTTCACTATAAAAACCAAGAAAACAGAAGACAGATGTCgcataataacaattttaaaagaagcaaaTATTGCTCATCACACATACAGCTTACCAGAAGAACGTACCTTTAGAGTCGTCGTCAAAAAAGTACCAAAAGAATACAGTGCAGAAGATGTACAATACGAACTAGCAAAAGTAAACTCTTCTGTTATTAACGTTACTCAAATGTATAGACGAAACCATGGTAACAAAATTCCTATGCCCACTTTTGTCGCAACCCTAAACAAGGAAATCCCCAGCTGTAAAGacatttacaatattaaataccTGTTCAATATGTGTATCAACATAGAAGAATACAGAAAATCCGACCGCCCCTCACAATGCCACCGATGCCAGGATTTCTTCCACGGCCAAAGACTGTGCAACCATCCTCACCGCTGTGTAAAATGTGCAGGGAACCATGCTACCAATGAATGTACAAAAACAAACGACGAACCTCCAAAATGCTGCAACTGTGGTGGAGATCACCCAGCAAATTACAGTAAATGCCCTAAATACGAAAGCATTGTTGAAAAAATGTACAATAGAACAAATAATAGAAGATCCTTCAGTAACAGAGAAAATagaaacaatttcaataataataccACCAGCTCAAGATTTAGCTATGCTAATGTTGTCCAAAACAATAGCGCCCAACAACCAATAAATCTAAACCCAGCATTATTACTACAACAAGCTGTGGAAGCCAGCAACAACCTAGCAAAATGTCTATCCATTTTCCAACAGGAACTCCTAAATAGTTCGCAAGCCATCCCAAACCAGGGAACCTCTAGCAGTGATCATGTGTAG